The Tripterygium wilfordii isolate XIE 37 chromosome 1, ASM1340144v1, whole genome shotgun sequence sequence GTCATGCCAGGGAATTGCGTGGACTTGGATAACAACTCTTTTGATAATGACGATAGCCAAACTGCAAGTGATACTTCGGTTTTGGAATCATCGATTGAGCACGATGCGCTGGTTTCTGATGGCGATAGTAGTGCCGCCAACGGTGAGAAGGCCCTGTCGTTTGGGAGCGGCTTGACAAGGTTGCTTCAAGGGGATAGCGTGCACGATCAAATCAAGAGGACGTTCCTTCATGGATTGCGTTTTCTTGAAGCGCTACCTGAAGTGGTTTCCATTGACAGGAACTCTTTTCCTGGTCCGATTGGGCAAGTCAAGCTGCTGGCGTTTGAGATGTTTGCGAAAGCCACCGAGGAGAGGCGTGGCGGGGATGCAAATGTCGTGTATGCTTGGTTTCCTGCTACAGGAGACGAGATACGCCGCATTTTACAAGATGGTTCGATACACGGATCGGGTTTAAAAATTATGGTCCAAATTGCTGGGATTTGTACCAGGAAGAATCCACCCCCGAGTTGTCAAATCGCCGCCCCACTTTAGCATGAACGATTAGCAACCGTTTTAGGGACTTAAACACGGCCCCAATATGTCCTTTTTGACTTGTGCTTTCTTCATTGTCTGGATACAAAAGGAAAACCATTAGATCACAATCAATGGCGGAATATCGTTCCTTAAAATAGACtctaatatgtatgtatatatgttctaCGAATCAATCCAAGTGGGGATGCGTATAAATGGATATAACAACATCAAAAAAGGAATCACAAGCCCGACAACTTGTCCTTTCTCGTGTCCCATCTAATACGCAGTTTCTCATCTGGCAATCCTGTTGGGGTGCGGAATATGGATGATGATCGACGTATGTATGTGACtcattttgtgttttatttcaCAAAATTATTCTAACTCCCCACATTTGGAAATTGAGTACCAAATGACCTAGTAGACTTTACGTTGGGCACATACGTCGATCATCATCTATATTCTACGCCCCAACATATCCCACAATGTCATTTTGTGTGACAATAGCATTTCTTACTTGTTAGGCAGAGAATGCATTAAAAGAACACCGCAGAGTGTATTGATTTACGAGTTGAAAGGGAAAATAATACGTATGAGAGAGAGTTCGAGTCTCTTCAATAGTTCAACTACCAAAACGACAGTGAAGGACCAAAGGTGTCAAAACTTTTAATTCAACCACCGCCCCATAATGAATGCAAATGAAGGTACAGATGTTGCATATTAGAAGGAAAAATTCGTACCTTCAGAGTAGAATTGCAAGGCGAGCATGGATCAGACATTGTGTCTTCACAAAACATCTCTGTTTTCCAAATGTGGCTGTATGGTACTGTTGTCTGTTGAGATAAGGGACCATGGATTTATAAAGAAGGGGAAGAAGAATGCCAAATAGTCCCGAACTAGTAGTTCATAATTATACTATACCAAGACCATTATGAATAATGTGATATACAAGCATAAGCCAAAATTTGACAAATGAAGCAGATAGGCGCTTTCAAAGTATTCTTTGATTTTCCTCGTAATATTACAGAAAAGATCCAGCTCGCACTGTTGGGTTGCATCAAGTTCCATAAATAATACCTGGATACTCTATGCTTTATTTTCATAATCACGTTTTATTTGAAGGGCAGCTCTTACAACATTTCCTCGTGTTATAATTCCAACCTTCAAGAGTAAGCATAATGCCATGTCAAAACCCAGCATAAGAATGACGAAAATGAGGGAGAGTCAAGGGACAACAGTTGATGTCCTTACCAGTTTACCATTAGCATCTACAACCGGGAGTCGACGGTATTTTGTCTCAAGCAACAATCTGGAATCAGTTAAAACAATCCATGTCTTTTAGGGTACAAGTATTAACATGAAGGCAAAGGGAATTGCAGAAAACAAACATAACaaagaacaaagagagggaAAAGATCACAGAACCTTGCAGCATCCTCCAGATTGGTGGTTTCACGAACCACAAGGGGGGCAGGAGTCATCACTTCACCAACCAACTTTCCATCGGTTTTACTGAGCAAAGTTTGCAGTTTATTAAAAGTCTGCAGTCATTACCCGGGGTTAGAGCCAAGTATTTTAACACTAGCGAAGCCACAGAAACCAAATGTTTCCACATAAACATGTATCCTATCTATTTTCATTAGAGAGAATAAATGGGTATATTATATAGATTTACCACATTGCTCTGTCATTGATGTATTTTACAATACTAAGAGAGTGATTGAGCCTTGTCCTCTTTGTCACAATCATACATAGTTTAAAAAGTATCACAAACCCAACTTATTAATTCATATATGTTAACCTTTTGACATCACGTAGCATCAAATGCTTATAAACTAAACAAAGGGTAACTTTGAACCACAAGGAATTCTGAATTAAgacaaaaaaagtaaaatccTGCATGAATCAATACAGAAACTGCTGGTTGTCATCAACATAATTTATCTCAGGAAAGATGGCAAATTGAAAGCATAACAAAGTAAAAATGGAGTTTATCAATGCCATATGCTGCACCATAACTCATTAAGAAGAGAACTAAAATTTTAAAGCAGACTCGTTAATAAATCGAAAATAACTTTGGAAAGCCCAATTATAGGAAAAAATGATAACCAATGTATTTCAGAGctcaaataattataaataacacTGACAGCTGCAGCAGCAATCCAATACTATAAATTGGCTTCTAAGAAATGATTCATATAGTCTAGTGCAGCTGTCAACAAAAGAATTACTTGTAAAATTGAGATTAAATTGTGCTTCAAGAAGTCCACTCCTTAAGTATAAATGTCTAAGCTTTCCAATGGATACTTAGGTGACTAACAGTTTGGAATTTGCATTTGAGGAAACATGAAAAAAGATACTCTGAGAACCAGATCTATTAGAAGATAAGGAAACATTAAGCAAGGAGCCAAGTACAGTGCGGTGACATACAAAAAAATGCCACACGGTGATTATTAAGATCAAATCAAGCTCCACCAAAATTATCTTACGTCATCCAATTACTTATTCTGGAACATTTATAAAAAgccaataaataaaaagaagcaCAAGAACGCTCATATGCATGCAAGAGAGAAGGGGAAGAGGAGGGGTGGTTAAAAACCATGGAATGTACTctccattttttcatttttctttcttttctttttttttctccttggaGAAAAAAACCACAAGAAGatactcaaaataaaaataaaggcaAGTGCTGGAGGTAAGGATTAGGAAGAACGGATTCCCTGCTCTTCCCCTTAGAAGTTAGCTACAAGCAAGGACAGTACAGTCTGAGACACTGATCTCACTATCAAGTAAATTTCTCTTTAATACCTCAACCTTCGAAACCAATTTTCCTGCCTCATTCGCTGAAAATGGATTTCTCAAGAGTTTTGCTCAGCATTTATCAACACTTTTTTTCTTAATGCATTCCACAATGAACTTGTCACTGTGCTGATAGAAGATTTATGAAATTCCATTGTGAAGTTCGAAAGTCACATAGAAATATTCTGCCCACCATAAAGCTACAGCTACATGCACAATTGCACACATCTCTATAATTTATTCCTAATGATGAACGTGAAGATCCAGGGGAAAATTTTCTCACTTACTTTCCATGTACTGTCCACTTCGGGAAACATGTCATTATCACTTCTTCTACCTGAATATAACATCGAGAAAGAAGTGACCGATTAGAGCCTGCTCATTACATAAGAACAAAGTGAGAAAAAGAGAAATACAT is a genomic window containing:
- the LOC120003266 gene encoding probable inactive poly [ADP-ribose] polymerase SRO2, which encodes MENNSDSTPLIPITIEAAAEVMPGNCVDLDNNSFDNDDSQTASDTSVLESSIEHDALVSDGDSSAANGEKALSFGSGLTRLLQGDSVHDQIKRTFLHGLRFLEALPEVVSIDRNSFPGPIGQVKLLAFEMFAKATEERRGGDANVVYAWFPATGDEIRRILQDGSIHGSGLKIMVQIAGICTRKNPPPSCQIAAPL